The window atgctagttgtgacacacaaagcttagtgagttccccaaaataccacatagcatataaccacaaaatatcatCCACAAATTATCTTCCGCAACATACCATCCACAGAATATCATCCACAAATTATCATCCACATAATATCATGTGACATACGTATAgtttccatgggctcccccatggtctttaccagGAATGCCATGGCCtcccccatggtctgatatctAAGTGGCATGGGCTCTtccccatggtcttatatccacaTGTTaagggctcccccatggtcttatatccaaatgtcatgggctcccccatggcctttcatgcaagtatcacatagacaactagCATTCCATATAACAAGTAATGGGCAGGTATTAGTGCCTTCAACCCTTggatataatgagaagactcacctcacactgccgaATAAAAAAGACAAACCCCAACTGTTCGTTGACAGATCCCCGAACTGTcaaacatcaaaacaacacccaattaacaattgggagccaatgcataaccataaatccatacttggggtaaaaagactattttacccctaacctagcttggtgtAAAACCAAGTCCCAAACTCAAACTCTGGAGCCCCAAaagccaaataatcaaccaaggcccaaatatggcctaattttccaaattaggcccaaaccccttacattggacttaccctaaagcccatccaaatatCCTAGTCCATAAACTTGTTCTCAGAGGGCCCAACAAGAATCCAAACACctaagcccaaaagaaaggcctAACTTGAAGCCCAAACATGATTAtgatttttacataaaatgacgattagggttaagtgttctcacttaacccattaaggacttaatccattaattccatcACTCTACCAGGTCAATCATACAATGTGGTTGGGCATAATTCATAATTCCAATCCAACGGTCCAAAATGCGGGTCCCGACCAATCCCAAACTAAAgcttccaaaattagggttttctaaaccctaactagggtttccaacccaagcACAGGTCACAAGGTCCTAAGTTAAGTTTataggtcaattagggtttcactaggtcgggcaccacccactgctACTTCAGGCGGTGATGGTCGACGGCAGCTCACGGTAGTAGCCACTCGCACACAACGGCGACTCGAGGGATAATTCCAATACCCAAACACATATACACGTTGAACAACATTAACACacacagccacctcctcatggtgGCCGGTGGTAGCAAAAGAAGGAGGCATAGCGGTAGCCACCACGGTTGGCTACCATGGTGGTTCGCCCCACCTCCGAACAACATAACACCTCCACACGCCACATGGGTTCTAGCAGCAACACATGCATATACACGATACGAGTCCACAACTCTCGGCCACCAACTAGGCGGTTGACGATGTCAGGTCTACAGAAACAGCGACCAAGGGTGACAGCGGCAACAACGACGTCCATGACACCACACTCACATAGAAGAACAAAGGGAAGGAGAGGTAGGTTGCGATTAGCTTACCGATAGCTTCCTGTCGTTCATGAAATCTTCCGGTCGTTCAACGTCCACAGTGAAATCTTCGGTCTTCGTCGGTTCTCCCAGCTGTTCACGACGTCACCAGCAGCAGGGGCTGTTGCGGTGGTGGCTGTCGGACTCGGCATTGTCGGAGGTGGCTGAGAAGGCTCCAAAAAAAATGGTGGTGGCTGGAGAAATGAGCCTGGGTTAGCGATTGTATCATCAAAACGAGGGGGAAAGGACACCGAGTTTAATCCTGTAACTCACTTTgaaacatatttaattttttccGAGTTTGGTCCCTCTCCACAAGATCTTTTTCAAACTAAGCccacaagtatatatatatatatatatatatatatatatatatatatatatatatatatatatatatatatatatatatatatatatatatgaaaaaaggtTGTGTAAATTAAAAAGGAAAATGTCTTAATCATAATTTTTAATAGAATAGGTAATAAAATACATTCGTTAATGAAATAATTTCAGTAAAAAAGTAAGAAAACATGGTAAagataaaatacaaataaaatataaGTAATAAAATACATATGTTAATGAAATAATTTCAAGGACGGTGtaataaaacatgataaagatgaaatatgtataaaagattaaaaaaataaaaatataatgtaTTATGAGAGTTGAACGTATTAAGATAACGTAATTATGTAATAGAATAAACGATGCATATTTATCGTAACGAACATACATATAAATTGtacatttaatcaaaaatttaagattattatgattatttttttttaattgtgacGATCGAACTTAAAAAAAAGTAGTAAACActttatgtgtgtgtatatatatatatatatatatatatatatatatatatatatatatatatatatatatatatatatatatatatatatatatatatatatatatatatatataagttcaggttcatttgagaccattctaattttgtgagaccgtgagaccaaatctaaaaataattttaaaatgcaaaataaatggaaaaatccaaaaattctttttttaaatattattttcggaacttgaattaactaaaaaaagtaaaaaaaaaaattaaaattaaaaaaaatatttttgttttttttttaaatatacgtGAAATactctaataaaatattacactgacacattctaaaaaataattttaaaatgcagaataaatggaaaaatctaaaaattctttttttaaatattattttcggaacttgaattaactaaaaaaataaaaataaattccatttttttttaaaaatacgtgaaatattctaatagaatattacactgtacatattctaaaaaataattttaaaaaatgcaaaataaatggaaaaatcctaaaattctttttttaaatattattttcggaacttgaattaactaaaaaaaattaaaaaaaaaataaaaaaatgtgtctcacggtctcataaaattaggCCGTataacatgaacctaaccctatatatatatatatatatatatatatatatatatatatatatatatatatatatatatatatatatatatatatatatatatatatatatatatatattaggttctGACCTGTGAAAAACTACTAttactatatataaaatttttatatagataaaaaataataaatgtcaAAAAAACCAAGATATTGTGGATTGTaagtaattatgaattaatttgttaagtaaataaacataataatgttatatatatatatatatatatatatatatatatatatatatatatatatatatatatatatatattatatatatatatatatatatatatatatatgtatattaaaaaGGAAAATATCTTAATGATAATTTTTAATAGAATAAGTGATTATGTAATTGGTAGTGCGTTGAGAATTTTCAACGAGTTATTGTCGAAATTTTTTATAGGTAGTGATTTGTacacaataatttttttattgagAAAAATTGTTATGTATGAATcgattgtttttttttatagCTATTTGGTCCGTAGTTGAGATTGCAATGGAATTCGATCTATGTTAGTGCGTTACAACATTTTTCATTCAGTAGTAATAACTCTCGTGTTCTAGGAGTGTATGATGTTCCTAATAAATAAGCTCACAATCTTTAATGAGCCCAACCTAATTGATAGTGGTTAGATATATGTctctttctttatatatatatatataatatatatatatatatatatatatatatatatatatatatatatatatatatatatatatattaaatgaagCATATAGGATATATACGCATAGAAGCCGCCTAGCTAGATGACTGAACAAATTATTATACGGATTGTCTATGTTGAATTGAATTCCCAATAGCTCATGCTACCCTACTTACACTCTGGAAACAAACGCCAAAAGTTGATTGTATAATGTATATATTGCAAACTCCTTCCATCAACTAATATCATTTAAACCACAGCCAGATGGACAACAGCATAGAACAAGCTAATGGTGTTTTGGGCAAAGAGATCACATGCACTGGTTAGTTTAGATAATGTAAATTATATGTGGTTTATTGATCTTAATGATCATGATGCCTGAAGCTTTTTGTATATTCATGATGCCTGAAGCTGCTGTGGCTTGGGGTCCTGGAAAACCTTTCTCCATACAACAAATTCGTGTCCAACCACCTCAGAAGTTGGAAGTCCGAATCAAAATCTTGTACACTTCAGTTTGCCATACTGATCTTAGTGCGGGCAGGGCCAGGTACATTTGTAACTAACATATGTATACTGATATACATATCATTTACACTTAGTTGTTAATATAtccatatatataattaatcACATGTAGAATGAATCGCAACAAGTGTATCCTCGTATTTTTGGACATGAAGCCTCCGGGTAACAACTTGAATTTTAATTTGGGTTAATGTatgtatttattaattttttacatTGCTAGCTGTGGTAAGTGAGTTATGTTATGTGTGGATCGATGGGTAGGGTGGTCGAGTGTATAGGCGAGGGTGTGCAGGATATGAAGGAAGGAGATCATGTTCTTACTATCTTCAATGGCGAGTGTCGTATATGTGCTTATTGCAAGTCTGAAAGCACCAATCTATGTGAAAAGTTTCGTGTGGATCCATTACGAAGCGTGATGAGGAATGACAAGAAGACCAGGTTCTCAACACAAGACGGGAAACCTATTTACCATTTTCTCAACACATCCACTTTTAGTGAGTACACAGTCATGGACTCGGCATGTGTTGTAAAGATCAATCCAAAAGCTCCCCTTGACAAGATGACTTTACTCAGTTGTTGTCTGTCCACAGGTTATAGTCAATATATACACATATTCGTTAGTTATTTTCGATCATAATTAAATATTAACCTATTGATTTGAACATAAGTCTGACGATTAAAATATGTGTGTCAAGGATTTGGAGCTGTAACCAATACTGCCAACGTTCAACACGGTTCAACAGTCGCAGTCTTTGGTCTGGGTGCTGTGGGACTGGCGGTAATTATATTAATAGATCAATGATCCGGTGAAatcaattttcattttttttagttGAGGCATCTTTGATATCAGGTCATACAAGGGGCCAAAACAAGAGGAGCATCTAAAATCATAGGAGTCGACATTAATGCGGACAAGCATATCAAAGGTATGTTATACACTATGACTAGAATAAAACTTTATAGTTAAAacttaaacatatatatattaaaaataattaactaTATAATAATAGCTTTTTGCATTAATTTGCTTTTGTTAAAATTTAACCGTTACACCA of the Lactuca sativa cultivar Salinas chromosome 6, Lsat_Salinas_v11, whole genome shotgun sequence genome contains:
- the LOC111913069 gene encoding alcohol dehydrogenase-like 3 isoform X1, with amino-acid sequence MVVECIGEGVQDMKEGDHVLTIFNGECRICAYCKSESTNLCEKFRVDPLRSVMRNDKKTRFSTQDGKPIYHFLNTSTFSEYTVMDSACVVKINPKAPLDKMTLLSCCLSTGFGAVTNTANVQHGSTVAVFGLGAVGLAVIQGAKTRGASKIIGVDINADKHIKGQTMGMTHFINPRDLKMSAHEKIREMTEGGVDFSFECAGNLDVLREAFLSTHDGWGVTIVLGIHLTPRMLPLHPMELFDGRRITGSVFGGFKGKSQLALFADQCMHQDGIKLEEFITHELPFNNIDQAFQLLVLGKSIRCLLHL
- the LOC111913069 gene encoding alcohol dehydrogenase-like 4 isoform X2, with protein sequence MDNSIEQANGVLGKEITCTAAVAWGPGKPFSIQQIRVQPPQKLEVRIKILYTSVCHTDLSAGRNESQQVYPRIFGHEASGVVECIGEGVQDMKEGDHVLTIFNGECRICAYCKSESTNLCEKFRVDPLRSVMRNDKKTRFSTQDGKPIYHFLNTSTFSEYTVMDSACVVKINPKAPLDKMTLLSCCLSTGFGAVTNTANVQHGSTVAVFGLGAVGLAVIQGAKTRGASKIIGVDINADKHIKGQTMGMTHFINPRDLKMSAHEKIREMTEGGVDFSFECAGNLDVLREAFLSTHDGWGVTIVLGIHLTPRMLPLHPMELFDGRRITGSVFGGFKGKSQLALFADQCMHQDGIKLEEFITHELPFNNIDQAFQLLVLGKSIRCLLHL